CCGAACAGGCGCGCGACCTGGGTCTGGAACTCGAACAGCACCTGCAAGGTCCCCTGCGCGATTTCCGGCTGATAGGGCGTGTAGGCGGTCAGGAACTCGCCGCGCTGGATCAGGTGGTCGACGCTGGCCGGCACATGGTGGCGATAGGCGCCCGCGCCCAGGAAGAACGGTGCTTCGCCCGCCGTCAGGCTTTCGGCGGAGAGCCGCGCCATGTGGCGTTCCACCGCCATTTCGCTGGCGTGAAGCGGCAGGCCGGGGATCGGACCCGCCTGCCGCGCTTCGGCGGGCACGTCGACGAACAGATCGTCGATCGAGCCCGCGCCGATGACCGACAGCATGGCGCTGCGATCACCTTCGCTCAGGGGAAGATAGCGCATCCGGTCAAAGCCCCTCGACGTAGGTCTTGTAGGCGGCCTCGTCCATCAGGCCTTCCAGTTCGGCGGCGTCGGACAGCGTCATCCGCCACAGCCAGCCATCGCTTTCGGCGGCGCTGTTGACCAGTTCCGGCTCGTCTTCCAGCGCGGCGTTGGTCTCGCTCACCGTGCCGGAGACGGGCGCATAGACGTCCGATGCGGCCTTGACCGAATCCACGACCGAAGCGCTGTCGCCCTTGGCCACCGACGAACCCGCCGCCGGCAACTCGACGAAGGTGATGTCGCCCAGCTGGCTCTGCGCGTAATCGGTGATGCCGACGGTGGCGTCGGTGCCGTCAACGTCGATCCACTCGTGATCCTGGGTGAAATAGCGGGGCATCAGGCGGCTCCTTTGCGGTGATAGCGGTGGGGAACGAAGGGCATGGGCGTGACGGTGGCCGCGATCTTGCGGCCGCGCACGTCGATGACGAGCTGGGTGCCCGGCCGCGCAAGTTCGGCGGCGACGGTGGCCATGGCGATGGGCTTCTCCAGGCTGGGCGAAAAGCCGCCGGAGGTGACGCTGCCGACCTCGGCCTCGCCCCACAGCACTTTCGCGCCCTCGCGCGCGGCCATCCGGCCTTCGAGCACCAGGCCGACACGGCGCGTGACGCTGCCGGTATCGATCAGCGACAGGATGCGATCCGCGCCGGGAAAACCGCCGTCGCCGCGCCGGCGCTTGTTGATGCCGAACAGCAGGTCCGCGCTGACCGGGTCCACGTCCGGCGTCATGTCGTGCCCGTAGAGCGGCAGGCCGGCTTCGAGCCGCAGCGAATCGCGCGCGCCCAGGCCGATCGGCTTCACCTGCGGCTGCGCGCAGATCAGATCCGCGATCACGGAGGCGCTTTCGGCCGGCACGGCGATCTCGAACCCGTCCTCACCGGTATAGCCCGAACGGCTGATCCAGGCCTCCACGCCACCCAGCGTGAAGCTGGCGCCACGCATGAAGCTGAGAGCGGAAAGCGGGTGTTCACCGCCGACCAGCGGAGCGAGCGCGGCGAAGGCTTCCGGCCCTTGCAGCGCGAACAGCGCGCTGTCCGCCAGGTGCGTGAGCGAGACGGCATCGGGCAGGCTCGCGCGCAGGTGGGCGATGTCATCGTGCTTGGTCGCGCCGTTGACCACCAGATAGAAACCGCTGCCCCAGCGCGTGACCATCAGGTCATCCAGAATGCCGCCATTGTCATCGAGCAGCAGCGAATAGCGCACCCCGCCCAGCGGCAGGGTGGACAGGTCGATCGGCAGCACCGCCTCGATCGCGGCTTCGGCGCCTTCGCCCGCGATGTAGAGCTGGCCCATGTGCGAAACGTCGAAGAACCCCGCGTGCGTGCGCGTCCACAGGTGTTCGGCGATGATGCCTTCGTACTGCACGGGCATCCAGTATCCGGCAAACGCGACCATGCGCCCGCCGCGCGCACGATGCCACCCATCGAGCGGCAAGGTCAGCGGTCCGGCTTGCGCCTCGCCGGTTTCATCCGGTGAAATTTTGTATGTGTCGCTCACAAAATCGATCTCCGCACAGTCTGGCACCCATCGGTGCCCCCTCTGTCACGGAAACCTGAGAGCTTTCCCCCGCCGCCCGTGTGGACTGGCAGGGTTACCCCTTCGGCGGCCCCCGCCTTGCGGCAAGGACACTTTCCAGAGCGTCGCTATCGACCAACGCGGTCCTGAAGCCTGAGAGATTCCGGGGCGGTTGCTCCTTCGGCGTCCCGCGATCCGACGAACGAATCGCAGGAACTCTCCCGCGCGATCAGCGACCTGTCCATTT
The Novosphingobium sp. EMRT-2 genome window above contains:
- the gcvT gene encoding glycine cleavage system aminomethyltransferase GcvT, giving the protein MSDTYKISPDETGEAQAGPLTLPLDGWHRARGGRMVAFAGYWMPVQYEGIIAEHLWTRTHAGFFDVSHMGQLYIAGEGAEAAIEAVLPIDLSTLPLGGVRYSLLLDDNGGILDDLMVTRWGSGFYLVVNGATKHDDIAHLRASLPDAVSLTHLADSALFALQGPEAFAALAPLVGGEHPLSALSFMRGASFTLGGVEAWISRSGYTGEDGFEIAVPAESASVIADLICAQPQVKPIGLGARDSLRLEAGLPLYGHDMTPDVDPVSADLLFGINKRRRGDGGFPGADRILSLIDTGSVTRRVGLVLEGRMAAREGAKVLWGEAEVGSVTSGGFSPSLEKPIAMATVAAELARPGTQLVIDVRGRKIAATVTPMPFVPHRYHRKGAA
- the gcvH gene encoding glycine cleavage system protein GcvH, with translation MPRYFTQDHEWIDVDGTDATVGITDYAQSQLGDITFVELPAAGSSVAKGDSASVVDSVKAASDVYAPVSGTVSETNAALEDEPELVNSAAESDGWLWRMTLSDAAELEGLMDEAAYKTYVEGL